CCCCTACATTGTTTATTTCACATGTAGTACCACTAATAAATTGATATGACTGGTACTATACAATCGCAATGAAATTTCCACAACCACCTATGAATATCCGTCCTTGCAGACCCTGGCAACCACCGTGGACCGTATGTAACTGAGTACGTGTATGCTAGTTAAACATGTTGATTTACCAGTCCTCTGACTATGAGTTATACGTGTCGTTTGACATGCGGTGATCCTACTTGACTAACTTTTGCAGTTCGTCGTAGAAGACTAGGACAAGAGCACCACCCATCCCACGAAGGATGTTTGCGAATGCACCCTTGTAGAAGCCACCTAGGCCTTCATTTTTGTAAATCTTTGAGAGACAGTCAAGACTGCTGGTATACATAATTTCCGAGGACGCCTTTTTGCCAGACATCATCATCATTCTCCTTCTTACTGTATCCATTGGATAGGAGGCCAATCCAGCCATGATAGTAACAGATTGTGCAATTGACCACTTTAAAATGATGTTCGCTTTTGCTTCATTTTCACCGAAGAAGACAGCTTTAGCACTATCATACATGCCGAAGTAGGCACCCCTGTAGACAATAATTCCTTGGACAGATACAGCGAAACCTTTGTAAAGCGACAAGGTACCAGTGtttctttggattttcaTTAAACAGTCAAAGAGTCCAGTAAATTCCCTGTTGGCCCCTTTACCAACATCACTAGCAAGCCTAGTTCTGGCAAAATCAAGAGGGTAAACAATAAGTAAAGAGCTAGCTCCAGCCAAACCTCCGGATGCAATATTAGCACCGAAAAACTTCCAAAACTCTGTCTTCTGATTGTATTTTGGGAACATCTTCTTGAAGTAATCCTTGAATGCAAAGTTAAAGGCTTGCGTTGGGAAATATCTGATTACATTGGCCATATTACCTCTCCACAATGATCCTATACCTTGATCCTTGCAAACCCTAGAAAAACAATCAATAATACCAGAGTAACGTGGTATCTTCCCGCTCTTAATATCAGGAATACTGTCTTGGGTCTGAATCAACATTTTAACTCTCTCAATTGGTGCTACAGCCGTCTTTGAAACGGCTGCAGATACGCCGCCCATCATAAAGTCAAAAAGGAACGAGTTCTTAGCCAATTCCATTTTTGCAAAGGTAATTATTTCAGAAGATATATTGCTTGTGAACTCTGTGAAAGTTTAACTTGCCACTGTTGGTTTCGCTAACGAAGGATAATGTCGTACCTATGTAGTGAGGTAGACTCCATGAAATGCACTATATTGGTTTGTAGTGACGCAAGATTCCTAAAGCAAAGAGATCGTAGAGTTT
This region of Theileria equi strain WA chromosome 1, complete sequence genomic DNA includes:
- a CDS encoding adenine nucleotide translocase, putative (encoded by transcript BEWA_018690A) is translated as MELAKNSFLFDFMMGGVSAAVSKTAVAPIERVKMLIQTQDSIPDIKSGKIPRYSGIIDCFSRVCKDQGIGSLWRGNMANVIRYFPTQAFNFAFKDYFKKMFPKYNQKTEFWKFFGANIASGGLAGASSLLIVYPLDFARTRLASDVGKGANREFTGLFDCLMKIQRNTGTLSLYKGFAVSVQGIIVYRGAYFGMYDSAKAVFFGENEAKANIILKWSIAQSVTIMAGLASYPMDTVRRRMMMMSGKKASSEIMYTSSLDCLSKIYKNEGLGGFYKGAFANILRGMGGALVLVFYDELQKLVK